Below is a genomic region from Mustela lutreola isolate mMusLut2 chromosome 1, mMusLut2.pri, whole genome shotgun sequence.
CACAGAAAAATTAATGATTCCTACAAagcattataaaaaattaagacatgaTTGTTAACTGGAGGTATTTGTGAGAAATGTGGAGTATAGTATTTCCCCACACACATGCATTAGAGATATCTGTGGGAAACTTGTCTTAGGTGGTCACACAATTAGATAACCATCCATACttgtctgtgtgtatgtacagATAATGCATATATAACCGTCCCACCCAAAGACTACAGAATAAGGAATGATGTCATTCTGGAAGAGGGCCAGGGAGTTTCACAAGCACGGCCCACAGTCTTTCCTCCCAAGAGTTTTATCTGAGCCACTAAACAGATGCCACACATTCTGTGGCAACTTTCTTAACAACCCTAAAACCAATGTTATTTGAAATGAAATCTGTAAGTAGAGGACAGATGACGATCCACTCGACTTGAGGACTGAGTGAGCTGACCAAAAACATGATGTAGGCTCGGCATCTGATAAGCTGGTTTAAAAAAGCTACTCTGACTAGTCTGGGTTTTATAGCTCTAAGATAGTGACTATAAATCAATGTTGCTGGCTACCTCCGGGTCCCGGGATACACTGTAGTTAATGGGGATATGTTTCAGAAAGTCCACAACTAGACAATTTTAGGTGAGGAAAATTCACTCTCATTTAATTTCTGTTCTCATCACAGCCTTTCTAGTCACCAATCAGTTCTAATGCCTGCTTCGATTTTAAGGCATTTTATTGAGTCTGTTTGGAACTGCCGTATTAGGGGTTTTTCCTTGATTCTCAGATTCCGGTTCATAGAGCAGCAGCAAGGCGGGCTTCTGAGCACAGCCTGGCTGGAGCAACCTGAGCCACCAAGCTCATGATCATCGCCTTCCTGAAAGGGGAGAAGAGACCGTTCCCAGCACAGGGTCTTTAGAAGCATGGAATGCAGAAATGAAAGCAGGACATGAGTACTGGTGGTAAacagtcctcttttttttttttttttaaatcacagactGCCAGTTTAGGATGTGACTTTCCAAAAATGGCAATTGACTGATTGTCAGGGAATAACACAGCTGGGAAAAACCTAAGAGGTTATCGTATCTTACATTTATTTGAACAGAGGTTAAGTATCCTGCTGATGGTTACAAGTTAATGGTAGATCTAGGATGGAAACAGCGTTCCTTGCCGATTGGGATCCAGCGTTTCTGTCCCTATTTATCAGCTCGCAGTGCAATACTGGTgaaaggtggggggagagggggttcCAGCCCTGCTATGTAAAGTGCACTTTAGGACCCTGGGCAGCTTTAGTTTAGCTAACAGATAAGGGTTTTATTGATGTCCTTATGCAcatgaaaaatgattttattaagcagatatttatgttttattactCTTTGGGTtagtggaaaaaaatacaaagtaatgaGATAAAGTTATACCGAAATGAAGTCAGAAGGGCCGATTTCGCTGTGGTAGAATGTAAATGTTTTGTGCAAATTATAATTCCaagtgtcttgggatcaagccccacttcaggctccctgctcagaggggagtctgcttcccccctctccctctgcctgctgctctgcctacttgtgctctttctctctgtcaactaaataaacaaaatatttaaaacaaacaaacaaaaatctaaggTTGCTTCATCAAGAATGTTTTGCTTCCTGATGTACAACGCTACACAATGTTGCTGGAGAAAGGGTGGGCATAGCACTAACAAAAATTTGGAGTAAGTTCTAAGGTTCCCAAGGCTCTCATAAACAAGCATTACTAACATTTAgtatttacattttccttattCCACAGAATAGAGATGAAAGAAATCCATAAAAGGCTTAACATGCTATTTGGGGCAACACGAATAATAGGAAGAATGGTATAACTGAGAATATGTCGCCTTGGGATTTGTGTTCCTGTATTGCCCCAAGTGGAAAAATAAGTATCAAAGATCTCCTTTCTCCAACAGAGAcaaatctgtcttttaaaatattttcccttcatATTTTGAAATGTGTAAAGCTaaaaatttcactcatttttccCCCCTGCAAACACATTTACTCTTTTTTGTATGACAGATGAAAACGTCACTGACCACCCATGTCATACAATCAGAGGACAAGCTTGCTAAATCCTCAATGCCCGGGTTTTTGAGTTCAAggtcctgattaaaaaaaaaaaaaaaaaaaaaatgaaaacatgaactaTTTTGCcaactttatttgttctttttccatgAAGGTTATGCCTTTCTCCTAAACAAAAATTCATTTCAGATACACaactttgtcatcttttttttttttttaaggtgcaaAGGAACCCGAGAAGAAAAGGGTATACCTACCTCATGATATTTTTTCGTGACTTTGCTTGGGACACATTGACACTCCTTGCAATTGTGGGGACAGCAGGCACAGTTCCCACCACAGCGTTTAACCAGGAGACAACCTGGCCAGAAAATGCTGTCGGTTCTCTTTAGCTCTTCCCTTATGGACACTGAGAAGTTACGCGGTGTGCAGCTGTAGAGTCGTACCTCCTCCTTTAGCAGGTTCAGGTCCACCACTACATGgcataaaagaaagcaaaggaaaataacatGGTTATGCCCTGAGCCTGAATCTACTTCATCAAGATCTTTCCGTAGAGAAATCTGTTTCACAGACACTACGCCCAACAAAGCCCCTTCTAACTTTGATGAGGTTTTGGGGCTCTGCTGCTCGCAACTTGGACTTTTCATTTTATAGTCAACAAAGGTTCATTATGTCGTACTGTCCATTAAAGAGGTGCCATTGTGTAGTGTTAAGAACAGAGCCAACAAAACAGTTGAGAGCTATAAATAGGAAACTTTACACAGAAAAAGAGCACTACACCTTTTAACCCtcataaaaaagtaaacaagGAGAGCATTGGAAGGGAAGAGTAGAATGTAAAATGATGAATGCTTGGATTAGAAaacaaatgcaatttttaaaaaggattagaaGCTCAGGCAATTAATGCAGAACAACTTACAGAAACCTACTGCCAGGACTTTATATAATTTTCCTGGCAATGAGACTCAGAAAATGCAAAAAGGGCatgaaggaaatgaatttttGAGGACAGCTGAGTAGaccatgaatgaaaaaaatgatacacTTTAAAAGGACTGAGGTTGCTGAAGACCCCTGCTTCTGGTGCCCTGAGTAATTCAGAACATTTGAAATTCAGTTTAACTAGGTGCCTTCAGATTTCTATTCTCCTTCTAAAGGATGGAAAAGATGTCTACTTTATAatgattctctatttttttagagAATAGTTGGTTAACTATGTAGTGTTTTATTCTTGAAAAGTATACCTACTTGTGAAGAccaaacaaaaatattctttcatCAGACTGTTGTAGTGAATTCTTAATCATTGCTTTTAACTACAAAATGATACTTGCCTCAGTTAATTTATATCAAAATAGCATTTCATATttaatatgaatttatataaaacacGAATAGTACTTAATTACCATATCCTGtaattttaatttctgctttataACTTTGCCCCTTTTTCCctagaaatattcaaataatagCAATTCCAATAAAACTGAAGAGTTTTGGATAACATACATACAATTCATCAaaactttttcttcaaaaaagattttatttatttatttgacagacagagagagatcacaagtaggcagagaggcagacagggggtgaggggggagcaggctccccgctgagcagagatcctgatgtggggcttcatcccaggacctgagatcatgaccacccaagacgaaggcagaggcttaacccactgagccacccaggcgccaccccaaaaggaagattttattaaaatttgaaatattatctAATAGAATAAATCTGGTTCAATACCTTTTCACTAATATTGGAAACATTATaaataagaactgaaaaaaaaagaagcattttctGGCTAAGGATGGCTTTAAGTAATAATAAGCACTATGTActccagttttaaaatttaagtgttaatatttgaaaataattttaaaatgagaacgtGATTAAGAATCAAATGCTTGTTTTCTTATTGCTTGTTTTACAATTCTACATTTACTTATACTTATACATTTACTTATACTTATATGTGTGATCAAGTTTTTCTAAACTGTCAAAGGAAGCCACTGTATTTTCAAGAAATGTATGGTAAATCATACATATGCAATTGTAAATTATAAGCACAAGTCAGCTATAGGGTTGACTAAAACCTTGGTCAAGTGTAGGGAAATGCTAAAGAAATGCTCATTCCATGGGCTCATTTCAACAACTTATTTAGCTAAAAAATTGCTTCCCAACTCAATAGAAAATCACTGTTTTGAGTATTTAAAGATTTCcctttcatctgaaaaatgatcCTGTGAAAGGaaagcttttaaatatttaagaggaaatgagttcattcttttgtgtgcCATAAAAGACCAACTTATCTCTAAAAAAGTAATGAGATAATTGAGTTAAATGATGTCACATATTTCACCTGATTTCATTTGGCTGAACTAATAGTATATGTACATACTGCTCTTTCATTGTTAAAGCTATTTGTGAGTTTATCTGAATCTTTTCTCTAGAAGTTACTCTCTGGGCAAGAAGGGTTTAGAAAGTCAAAAACACACATACAATACAAAAGCCAGTTGCCAAAATTTTCAATGCTTATTTAAGATTTATACCTCTTTAGAATGTGAACGAAGCTCTCCGCTTTCAAAGGATATTCATCTACCTCAGTTTTAAACACACTATTTCATGAACTAGAAAATGAGACTGTAtatgttcactttaaaatgtttacttaacCACAATAAAAGGTTAGATAGATTTCCCCAGTGAGCTGAGTTATGATACCTGCTACAATGTGAAAATTTAAACACACTTGCAACTTAGCTTCCACTCATTTATCATGTTTGACACAACAGTCAAAAGCCCTTTTTAAGTACTGGGTAAGCCTGACTTAGAAAAtaaggtcttttctttttctgtagtaGCAAGGTATGAATGAAAACCctaagtcagaggaagaaaaggaaagaaacaaaacaaaacaaaataaaaacactgaaaaaccCAAACGCAGTACATACTACAATTAGGGATTTTCAGTCTGGGATATCTTATTTGAAATATAAGCTTCCTACTCCTAAGGCTTCCAGCTCATCTAAGCCTCATTAAAATAAGTCATGTGACTATAATTTGATGTCACAAATTCTCCAAAAATTGTACAGAACTTCtgcataagaaaaatgaaaaaaaaaaaaaaaagtcaaaaaagagaaagaaagatcatgtccaacacatatttttttcataaccTAATTATAGTCTTATGGTGGTTTCCCTGtgtaaaatatctgaaaaataataatcaatgtttaggttctttatttcttttccgtAACTACTTCCTAAGACAACACATGTATTAGTTTGTCTCTCTAAAGAATGAAGGTTTTGAGTAAGGCACCCTTTGAAGTCGTTTTCCTAATGCAGATTTTCTTGTTCAGGTTCACCAATATTGCAAGTTCTACTATAAAAGCTAATgcggactgaaaaaaaaaaataatgggtacATTTTCCTCCGTTAGTTGCTTACTCTTTTAAGATATTCAGCTCAAGGATATTCTATTACTGTAATGCAATCTGAGGGTGGTCTCTGTAAGATGAATGTCGTAACACTGTGATATGTTTATTCTGTGGAAAATCAATTTCGATGTCTAATTAGGAGCTTTTAAACGTTTTACTCCTTGTTCCTTTGTAGAAAGACTCTCGGGAGGGGAGTTGGTTTTGTCTATAGAGATGTTATCCCACACCTGCATTTTAGTTTATGTAGAGTTCCAAAAATATACACTGCTTTTCTCACACTTACTGTATGCTTAAAAAGTGAATAGTTTTGGCAAACTGCAAAGGGCTTCAATTTGGAAAGTGCTAAATGAATATTTGAAAGATCTGGTTCTGTGCTGGATGCTTTTAAATCTATGCTAGCCTCTGGCCATATCGTCACTGAGCACCAGGTGGAGAGGTGCAGGGCCTAACGGCATGGCTGGGAGGAAGATTTTTAGACGTGAATTCTGAGATCAGCTGTCAAAAACAAGATCTGAGCTTAGAACCTGGTTTactccctttgcctcttccagaTCAACATGATTATCTACTTCAAATCTAACAAAGCCTCCATTCACAAGGGTTTCAGCTAGCCTTGCAGATCTTCATTTTCCTGTTCTTaagtgggagggaagggaagtgttCGTAAGttattcatcaagatcaaatcttATAAATATGTAACAGCTTTCAGCATCTGGACAGGATTCGGCTGCCCATGTACTTGAACACCAATTTCAAATATTGCTGAAAGGAAACCACGTCTGTTGGCATAGCAAAATACCGTGGTTTGGCAAGTCTGGACATGACCTGCTGAGATTAAAGCTCTTGATCCAGAAGGGCTGCAACTCTAGCAGGAAAGGGCAGGAATCGGGTTTCTTTCTGACAGGATTTAGAAGAACCAGTCTGGTGCAATCTGCCCTTGTGAATTGCTCAACCTAACTAAACATTGTTCCTTCCATATAAATTCTCCAGACTGTCATTCCATTCTCTAGAGTGACCCTGGGTAGACTGCAATGTTTCTGAGACCCTGAAATGGATTTGTTGAGGGCATTAGAATTAGCCAATTATTTCTATTACTGTTTCATTTGTGCCTGATATGGATACTTTCCAAACTTAATGTTACTGGAAAAATTAGCTAATCTTAGGGAAAACTTGGTTAACGTTATTTCCAATCTCTTGATCACATGGAATTAAACTTCATTATCAACACTTTTACTCTTGGAGGTAGATAGGCTTATAGGGTCAAGTGATCATTTCAGAGGCAAATTTATAGAGAGAACAATTATCATGGTATGGGTACCCTTCGGtcattcttttcttgttctgGATCCTGTCTTGGAAACTCCTAGTTCTATATTATGATGAGCCActgttatttttcatattatttgcaGAAGTCTGTAGGCTTAAGAGATGGAAATTGATATAACCCTGACCATCGGGGACATGGTAGGTGacgatttttatttctctccctttttctaaGGCCCAAATCTGGTTAGCAGCTATGGTAATCTCTCTTGAATCTCCAAATCAATATACCCCAAATATTAAATGTGAATAAGCAATGATTCTCACGAAACATAAcaggggacttcatcaaaatggtattttttaattaaagaaatggcAAGAATTTTCAGCAAAAGTATTCCTTTTAATCTTCTAAACCCCTTGAATTATAATTGCTTCTTTTTGTATGCATCCTTATTTAGTGTGTAAATATGCCCAAATGTTACAACAATGGGCTATTTACACATAtcatggaaaaattttaaactctaCTCCTTAGAAGCTGTGGTAGAAGGATCCGAAACACTAAAATTGCTATGAAAATTAAACGGGGTTGGTTCTAATCCGAAGAGAAAACTTACCTCTGGACTTTCTTCCAAAAACAAACGCCTTGCCAAGAAGTTGCCAGGTTGGCCTATATAGATCTTCCAAGTCCAACTGCCACCTGTCTGGTTCAAGATACCGAATGAGATCTTCCAAGGTACTGAAGGCAGTGACAGCGTTATTAAGCAGATCCAGTGGCAAAGCTGAAGGCGGTAACATGGACGGGCTCACAGCTTCTGTGAATTGCTGAAAGTAAAATGAATCTTACAttaactgttttaaaaatgacaatgtatggggcgcctgggtggctcagtgggttaaagcctctgcctttggctcaggtcatgatcccggggtcccgggatcaagccccgcattgggctctctgctcagcagagaacctgcttcccccctctctctctgcctgcctctctgcctatttgtgatctctgtctgtcaaataaataaaaaaaatcttttaaaaaaatgacaatttattTCTTCTGGACTTAGGCATGAAGTAAGGTAAACTGAGgctaaaaatgcaaagaaactgAAATTGTATTCAACCCAAATCAGAACTAATTTCTTGTGCAAGTTCATGTAGATGAATTCCAATAGATCTTTGTGCAGTCGGTGAGAAAGACATTAACCTTCATTATCACAAACCATGCCGGATGTGGATATCTGAtgcttaaagaaaaaggaaaatgtctcTATGGTTCAATTAGGGACTTACAGTAGAAATTATAACACCATTTacccaatttttcttttgtttttcactttttattttcctccatctGGAAAATCACCAGGAGGTTATGCAGATGAGTGTcagacaaattaaaaatttaatataaaataattaacccATGAAGAATTAGAACAAAATATAGGCAATAAGCCTTTCACGTTGAAGAAGAACTTGTAAGTCAAGACGGAGAATACCCAAAccataaaaaataactttgataCATTTGCCCCAAACAGGATTAAAAGACAGACACTGGGAGAATGGCCTGAGGAACGACATGACTGTCACAGGACGAGTGTCCAGCATATACACAAACACCCAACAACTCAATAGAGAATGAGCAAATTCCAGACAAGAGGCTTAAGTGGCCAGTCGACATATAAAAGCATGCTAAAATCCATtagttatcagagaaatgcaaaacaaagtGAGGTCTTATTTCACATACAAAAAAGGAGATGTTACTATCTCATGTATGTGATAGTGGCAAGGATTTCAAAGAAAAGGACTGCCAAGGATGTGGGCAAATTGGAATTTCTCTATTCTGCCTGTAGAAGTGAGCATAAATTGATACAACCAATTCAGTTGATTTAATGGATGTATACAGGATATATAGATAAAAGATTTATATGATCCCTGTCTCTGCAATTCACTTTTGAGGTTTACATACTTTTATTTGTGCACATGGAAATAGATGCAATGATATTCATTACAGTGTTGTTTGAAATAGAGAGAAATTCAAAATAATCTAAATGCCAAGGTATAgagcaagaaattaaaatacataattttaaatggtTAGTCACAAATGGGCAATAATTTCAATGAAAGTTCAATGGCAAACCTGCCCCCACAACCACCAACTTTTAACAAACAGACTAAAGGTAGGGAGTGGTAGATCAGAACTGAAATCACAATAGGCGAAACAAATACATGAACAGAtgctcaacttattttttttttttattacttactacttttatttattattactaactttgcagaggaggggagaggaagagtgtGGAATAGGAAATTTATGTCAACTCATGTTCATTACAGTAGTATTTACAATAACAGAAAGTTGATAACAAATCTAAACTTACAATATTGGAATAGTTACTTGTACtgtactcaaactgaaacagcgTACAATCATGAAAAATGAGGtcctttaagaatttttatcaaCAAAAGAAATGCCTACAATGTAGAAA
It encodes:
- the PDGFC gene encoding platelet-derived growth factor C isoform X2, with the translated sequence MVLVWRLVAAEENVWIQLTFDERFGLEDPEDDICKYDFVEVEEPSDGTILGRWCGSGTVPGKQISKGNQIRIRFVSDEYFPSEPGFCIHYNIVVPQFTEAVSPSMLPPSALPLDLLNNAVTAFSTLEDLIRYLEPDRWQLDLEDLYRPTWQLLGKAFVFGRKSRVVDLNLLKEEVRLYSCTPRNFSVSIREELKRTDSIFWPGCLLVKRCGGNCACCPHNCKECQCVPSKVTKKYHEVLQLRPKSGVRGLHKSLTDVALEHHEECDCVCRGHTGG